The Caballeronia sp. SL2Y3 genome includes a window with the following:
- the otsA gene encoding alpha,alpha-trehalose-phosphate synthase (UDP-forming): protein MSRLIVVSNRVAPVQEGKPSAGGLAIGVLDALKETGGVWFGWSGEIVGEAAAPVVEKNGNVTYATVGLTRRDYDQYYRGFSNATLWPTFHYRNDLSRFDREEYAGYMRVNATLAAKLKTLLQPDDIIWVHDYHLLPFAQELRKIGVTNPVGFFLHIPFPVPEVMRTVPPHEELMTALCQFDVVGFQTESDKQSFIDYIERSGRGHFSDDGMLQAFGRMLKVGAYPIGIYPDAIAKAAEQYSTRKQVKSLRDSMRGRKLIMSVDRLDYSKGLVERFQAFERLLLNAPGWHGRVSLVQIAPPTRADVQTYQRIRQNLEGEAGRINGRFAQLDWTPIQYLNRKYERNLLMALFRLSQVGYVTPLRDGMNLVAKEYVASQDPEDPGALVLSQFAGAADQLPGALVVNPFDLSQMSEALERALSMPLAERQARHADMMAPLRKNNLSVWRDSFLSDLRSVATATSVTAKTVKTVKQGASEAKRAARA from the coding sequence ATGAGCAGATTGATCGTGGTATCGAATCGCGTCGCGCCGGTCCAGGAAGGCAAGCCCAGCGCGGGCGGGCTCGCGATCGGCGTGCTGGACGCGCTCAAGGAGACGGGCGGCGTGTGGTTCGGCTGGAGCGGCGAGATCGTCGGCGAAGCGGCTGCGCCCGTTGTCGAGAAGAACGGCAACGTGACCTATGCCACCGTCGGGCTCACGCGGCGCGACTACGACCAGTACTACCGCGGCTTCTCCAATGCGACGCTCTGGCCGACCTTCCACTATCGCAACGATCTCTCGCGCTTCGATCGCGAAGAATACGCGGGCTACATGCGCGTGAACGCGACGCTCGCCGCGAAGCTGAAGACGCTGCTGCAGCCGGACGACATCATCTGGGTCCACGACTACCATCTGCTGCCGTTCGCGCAGGAGTTGCGCAAGATCGGCGTGACCAATCCGGTCGGTTTCTTCCTGCACATTCCGTTTCCGGTGCCCGAAGTCATGCGCACGGTCCCGCCGCACGAAGAACTGATGACGGCGCTGTGCCAGTTCGATGTCGTCGGCTTCCAGACCGAGAGCGACAAACAGTCGTTCATCGATTACATCGAGCGCAGCGGCCGCGGCCACTTTAGCGACGACGGCATGTTGCAGGCGTTCGGCCGCATGCTGAAGGTGGGCGCGTATCCGATCGGCATCTATCCGGACGCGATCGCGAAAGCCGCGGAGCAGTACTCCACGCGCAAGCAGGTCAAGAGCCTGCGCGACTCCATGCGCGGCCGCAAGCTCATCATGAGCGTCGACCGGCTGGATTATTCGAAGGGTCTCGTCGAGCGCTTTCAGGCATTCGAGCGGCTCCTCCTGAACGCGCCCGGCTGGCACGGCCGCGTGTCGCTCGTGCAGATCGCGCCGCCGACGCGCGCCGACGTGCAAACGTATCAACGCATCCGCCAGAACCTGGAAGGCGAGGCGGGGCGCATCAACGGGCGCTTCGCGCAGCTAGACTGGACGCCGATTCAGTACCTCAATCGCAAGTACGAACGCAATCTGCTGATGGCGCTGTTCCGGCTGTCTCAGGTCGGCTATGTGACGCCGTTGCGCGACGGCATGAATCTGGTCGCGAAGGAGTACGTGGCATCGCAGGACCCGGAAGATCCGGGCGCGCTGGTGCTATCGCAGTTCGCGGGCGCGGCGGATCAACTGCCGGGCGCGCTCGTCGTCAATCCGTTCGATCTCTCGCAGATGTCCGAGGCGCTGGAGCGCGCGCTTTCGATGCCGCTCGCCGAACGCCAGGCGCGCCACGCCGACATGATGGCGCCTTTGCGCAAGAACAACCTTTCCGTCTGGCGCGATTCCTTCCTGTCGGATCTGCGCAGCGTTGCCACTGCGACGTCCGTCACGGCGAAGACGGTCAAGACGGTGAAGCAGGGCGCATCCGAGGCGAAGCGGGCCGCGCGCGCGTAA
- a CDS encoding chemotaxis protein → MMTGSTLNPPEEGGTEWGKGHGTGALGPSDSSDSGSDVQGEMRRPGDIEDELDAHALGLSDAQLDSDSDRAGTGEDASADGDNNLFANADILPDGVEDETEISDLADDEAVDPDADEEDV, encoded by the coding sequence ATGATGACTGGAAGCACACTGAATCCGCCGGAAGAAGGCGGCACGGAATGGGGCAAAGGGCACGGCACCGGCGCGCTCGGCCCGAGCGATTCTTCGGACTCCGGCTCTGACGTACAGGGCGAAATGCGTCGTCCGGGCGACATCGAAGACGAACTCGACGCCCATGCGCTCGGCCTGTCGGATGCGCAGCTCGACAGCGACAGCGACCGCGCCGGCACCGGCGAAGACGCATCCGCCGACGGCGACAACAACCTCTTCGCGAACGCGGACATCCTGCCCGACGGCGTCGAGGATGAAACCGAGATCAGCGATCTGGCCGACGACGAAGCCGTCGATCCGGACGCGGACGAGGAAGACGTCTGA
- a CDS encoding YihY/virulence factor BrkB family protein, which yields MNRDVSKPMTPLAEGRTTRFGWLSWVADPVTQWIHDHCLMFSAAISFFAAFSLAPTLVIVIAVASIFFGADAVQGRLFDEISGIVGADAAHTLEAIVANAWHADMARSTAVLSVAGVLIGASATFSSLHSALNVIWPTPLVSTRESIVGLLRVRVMSFALVVGAGLLVVALLLLDAAVEVLGHWALGDGNPFVVLSSLTRHAISLAMLMLAFSVLLKFLPTTRMRWRDAALGAAAAALLFEGGKRLFALYVQHAGTANMFGAAGSLAVILLWLYYSAAVFLLGAELSATAARKRTHRESGWR from the coding sequence ATGAACCGCGACGTTTCCAAGCCGATGACTCCGCTCGCCGAAGGCCGCACGACGCGCTTCGGCTGGCTTTCGTGGGTCGCCGATCCCGTCACGCAGTGGATACATGACCACTGCCTGATGTTCTCGGCGGCCATCTCGTTCTTCGCCGCGTTCTCGCTCGCGCCGACGCTCGTCATCGTGATCGCGGTGGCGAGCATCTTCTTCGGCGCGGACGCCGTGCAGGGGCGTCTGTTCGATGAGATCAGCGGCATCGTCGGCGCGGACGCCGCGCATACGCTGGAGGCCATCGTCGCCAATGCGTGGCACGCGGACATGGCGCGCAGCACGGCCGTGCTGTCCGTTGCGGGCGTGCTGATCGGCGCGTCGGCCACGTTCTCGTCGCTGCACAGCGCGCTGAACGTGATCTGGCCGACGCCTCTCGTCAGCACGCGCGAGAGCATCGTCGGCCTGTTGCGCGTGCGGGTGATGTCGTTCGCGCTCGTGGTCGGCGCGGGGCTGCTCGTCGTCGCGCTGCTGCTGCTCGATGCGGCCGTCGAAGTGCTCGGGCATTGGGCGCTCGGCGACGGCAATCCGTTCGTCGTGCTATCCAGCCTCACGCGCCACGCCATTTCGCTGGCGATGCTGATGCTCGCGTTCTCCGTTCTGCTCAAGTTTCTGCCGACGACGCGCATGCGCTGGCGCGACGCCGCCCTCGGCGCGGCCGCCGCCGCGCTGCTGTTCGAAGGCGGCAAGCGGCTCTTCGCGCTCTACGTGCAACACGCGGGCACGGCGAACATGTTCGGCGCGGCGGGATCGCTCGCCGTCATCCTCTTGTGGCTCTACTACTCGGCGGCGGTCTTCCTGCTGGGCGCCGAGCTTTCCGCGACGGCGGCGCGCAAGCGCACGCATCGCGAGTCCGGCTGGCGCTGA
- a CDS encoding RNA polymerase factor sigma-54, whose product MPPSLELRTKQSLALTPRLQQSVRLLQLSSLEFQQELRNALDTNPFLEYDESQTEDNALGADNGNSMSDTALSPAADSPAEAPLASESSMDGDSGADSGSRDDAISEFSSDPFGRNGSRNNGDGEGSDPADWVRIEPSLHETLHDALRLYQLNERDRAVAQLIIEALDDDGYLRQELSELADVVDIEPAINEDELNIALKLVQSLDKPGVGARNLSECLTLQLDAMPEDTPGRDVAREIVGHHLERLARREQAELQKKIGCSAEELRIACALVRRLDPKPGENYGQSEDNYVVPDVIVRQVKKQWVVTINPAVLPRARIHRMYAELFAQSAGASRSPLAQQLQEARWLIRNAQQRFTTIQRVAECIVSHQKAFFDYGEIALKPLVLRDVADELGLHESTISRATGNKYMSTPRGIFEFKHFFPRELSTESGGTCSAAAVRALLKEMIAKENTRDPLSDVSLAKMLADQGVIVARRTVAKYRHLMKVPPAELRRQA is encoded by the coding sequence ATGCCGCCTTCACTCGAACTCCGCACCAAGCAAAGCCTTGCGCTCACCCCGCGCCTACAGCAGTCCGTACGCCTGCTGCAGCTTTCGTCGCTCGAATTTCAGCAAGAGCTGCGTAACGCGCTGGATACCAACCCCTTCCTCGAATACGACGAGTCGCAAACCGAGGACAACGCTCTCGGCGCGGACAACGGCAACTCGATGAGCGACACCGCGCTCTCGCCCGCCGCCGACAGCCCCGCCGAGGCGCCGCTCGCCTCGGAAAGCAGCATGGACGGCGATTCGGGCGCGGACAGCGGTTCGCGCGACGACGCCATCAGCGAATTCTCGTCCGACCCGTTCGGACGCAACGGCTCGCGCAACAACGGCGACGGCGAAGGCTCCGATCCGGCCGACTGGGTCCGCATCGAACCGTCGCTGCACGAAACGCTGCACGACGCGCTGCGTCTTTATCAGCTGAACGAACGCGACCGCGCGGTGGCGCAGCTCATCATCGAAGCGCTCGACGACGACGGCTATCTGCGTCAGGAATTGAGCGAACTGGCCGATGTCGTGGACATCGAGCCCGCGATCAACGAGGACGAGCTCAACATCGCGCTCAAGCTCGTGCAGTCGCTCGACAAACCGGGCGTCGGCGCGCGCAACCTGTCCGAATGCCTGACGCTGCAACTCGACGCGATGCCCGAAGACACGCCGGGCCGCGACGTGGCGCGCGAAATCGTCGGGCATCATCTGGAGCGGCTCGCGCGCCGCGAGCAGGCCGAGTTGCAGAAGAAGATCGGCTGCAGCGCAGAGGAACTGCGCATCGCGTGCGCGCTCGTGCGGCGTCTCGACCCGAAGCCGGGCGAGAACTACGGCCAGAGCGAAGACAACTACGTGGTGCCGGACGTGATCGTGCGCCAGGTCAAGAAGCAATGGGTCGTCACGATCAACCCGGCGGTGCTGCCGCGCGCGCGCATCCACCGCATGTATGCCGAACTCTTCGCGCAGTCGGCGGGCGCGAGCCGTTCGCCGCTCGCGCAGCAGTTGCAGGAAGCGCGCTGGCTGATCCGCAACGCGCAGCAGCGCTTCACGACGATTCAGCGCGTGGCCGAATGCATCGTCTCGCATCAGAAGGCGTTCTTCGACTACGGCGAGATTGCGCTGAAGCCGCTCGTCCTGCGCGATGTCGCCGATGAGCTCGGCCTGCACGAATCGACCATCTCGCGTGCGACGGGCAACAAGTACATGTCGACGCCGCGCGGCATCTTCGAGTTCAAGCACTTCTTCCCGCGCGAACTCAGCACCGAAAGCGGCGGCACGTGCTCGGCTGCCGCAGTGCGCGCGCTCTTGAAGGAGATGATCGCGAAGGAAAACACGCGCGATCCGCTCTCGGACGTGAGTCTCGCGAAGATGCTCGCCGATCAGGGCGTGATCGTCGCGCGCCGCACGGTAGCGAAGTATCGGCATCTGATGAAGGTGCCGCCTGCGGAACTTCGCAGGCAGGCTTGA
- a CDS encoding BON domain-containing protein: MKTTQFLKAAGGIACVVFALNAGAQTNSTSSSSGSESSVGQKMDQVGKKVDDSAVTTKVKAELLSAKNVKSTHIHVKTRGGVVSLTGTVPSAEDKTNAEQVVKEVSGVASVKNHLKIAAD, encoded by the coding sequence ATGAAGACGACTCAATTCCTCAAAGCAGCCGGCGGTATCGCGTGCGTCGTGTTCGCGCTCAACGCAGGCGCCCAGACCAACTCGACGTCGTCGTCCTCGGGCTCGGAATCGTCCGTCGGCCAGAAAATGGATCAGGTCGGCAAAAAGGTGGATGACAGCGCGGTCACGACCAAGGTCAAGGCCGAACTGCTCAGCGCGAAGAACGTGAAGTCCACGCACATCCACGTGAAGACGCGCGGCGGCGTCGTTTCGCTGACCGGCACCGTGCCGTCGGCAGAAGACAAGACGAATGCCGAGCAGGTTGTCAAGGAAGTCTCGGGTGTTGCATCCGTGAAGAACCATCTTAAAATTGCTGCCGACTAA
- a CDS encoding PA2169 family four-helix-bundle protein has protein sequence MSTNVVSVLNDLIETSKDGEKGFLKAAEDTRDPSLKLLFQNRAEACAQGAIELQGLVQRLGGKPETGGSISGALHRGWVDVKSAVTTQSDHAVLAECERGEDAAKKNYRQALDKDLPADIRAVVERQYQGVVENHDRIRDLRDQYAAAKS, from the coding sequence ATGAGCACGAACGTCGTATCGGTACTGAATGACCTCATCGAAACGTCGAAGGACGGCGAAAAGGGGTTCCTGAAGGCCGCTGAAGACACGCGTGACCCGAGCCTCAAGCTGTTGTTCCAGAACCGCGCGGAAGCCTGCGCGCAAGGCGCCATCGAACTGCAAGGTCTCGTGCAGCGTCTGGGCGGCAAGCCCGAAACGGGCGGCTCGATCTCCGGCGCGCTGCATCGCGGCTGGGTGGATGTGAAGTCGGCCGTGACGACGCAAAGCGATCACGCCGTTCTCGCCGAATGCGAGCGCGGTGAAGACGCCGCGAAGAAGAACTACCGCCAGGCGCTCGACAAGGACCTGCCGGCCGATATCCGCGCCGTGGTCGAACGGCAGTATCAGGGCGTCGTCGAGAACCACGACCGCATCCGCGATCTGCGCGACCAGTACGCAGCCGCGAAGTCCTAA
- a CDS encoding DUF1488 domain-containing protein, producing the protein MHITFSDDPPVYNGDDLAIHFTALVDGEAVVCSISAEALEDHFGAKSPREEDLLPAFESGAARIRAVCAEALDDNGGQSVVLRSGLFRVAGMEPE; encoded by the coding sequence ATGCACATCACGTTTTCCGACGATCCCCCCGTCTACAACGGCGACGATCTCGCCATCCACTTCACCGCGCTCGTCGATGGCGAAGCGGTCGTCTGCTCGATCAGCGCCGAGGCGCTCGAAGACCATTTCGGCGCGAAGTCGCCGCGCGAGGAAGACCTGCTGCCCGCGTTCGAAAGCGGCGCAGCGCGCATTCGCGCGGTGTGCGCCGAAGCGCTCGACGACAACGGCGGCCAGTCGGTCGTGCTGCGCAGCGGACTCTTTCGCGTGGCCGGCATGGAGCCGGAATGA
- a CDS encoding DUF4142 domain-containing protein: MPRAAHLTARFIALLFAACATIAQAQIEEAASASTPANAPPSQKLSATDQQFIQDAGTAGATEIAASKLALTRSGDKDVKEFAQRMIADHAKLARNLDVIAKRHGITSPPSADSSVTGSLQNLKGADFDKAYIEKVALAAHQKAVELFAKESEKGNDAALKAAAAKALPILRHHYAMAQQLAKAKAS; encoded by the coding sequence ATGCCACGCGCCGCCCATCTCACCGCCCGCTTTATCGCCCTTCTGTTCGCGGCCTGCGCGACCATCGCCCAGGCGCAGATCGAAGAGGCCGCGAGCGCCAGCACGCCCGCGAACGCGCCGCCATCGCAGAAGCTCTCGGCGACCGACCAGCAGTTCATCCAGGACGCCGGCACCGCGGGCGCGACCGAGATCGCGGCGAGCAAGCTGGCGCTCACGCGTTCGGGCGACAAGGACGTGAAGGAGTTCGCACAGCGAATGATCGCGGATCACGCCAAGCTCGCGCGCAACCTCGATGTCATCGCGAAGCGCCACGGCATCACGTCGCCGCCGAGCGCGGATTCGTCCGTCACCGGTAGTCTGCAAAATCTCAAGGGGGCCGACTTCGACAAGGCCTATATTGAGAAAGTCGCGCTCGCCGCGCATCAGAAGGCGGTCGAGCTGTTCGCGAAGGAGAGCGAAAAAGGCAACGATGCCGCGTTGAAGGCGGCGGCGGCGAAGGCGCTGCCGATCCTCCGTCATCACTACGCGATGGCCCAGCAATTAGCCAAGGCGAAGGCGTCATGA
- a CDS encoding type 1 glutamine amidotransferase domain-containing protein — protein MAISLNGYKVAILAVDGFEQAELVDPQRALKEAGAQVDVISQKHGEIQGFKHVDKGDTVKVDRTLDEATAADYNAVVLPGGVVNGDAIRLDAKAQAFVKEADQAKKPIAVICHGGWLPISAGIVAGRTMTSWPSLQDDVRNAGGTWVDQEVQIDGNLITSRKPDDLPAFNQALIEALGQARAA, from the coding sequence ATGGCGATTTCCCTCAACGGCTACAAGGTAGCGATCCTCGCCGTCGACGGCTTCGAGCAGGCCGAACTCGTCGATCCGCAGCGCGCGCTGAAGGAAGCCGGCGCGCAGGTCGACGTCATCTCGCAGAAGCACGGCGAGATCCAGGGTTTCAAGCACGTCGACAAGGGCGACACCGTGAAAGTGGATCGCACGCTCGACGAAGCGACCGCCGCAGACTACAACGCCGTCGTGTTGCCCGGCGGCGTCGTGAATGGCGACGCCATCCGCCTCGACGCGAAAGCGCAAGCCTTCGTCAAGGAAGCCGATCAGGCGAAGAAGCCGATTGCCGTCATCTGCCACGGCGGCTGGCTGCCGATCTCGGCGGGCATCGTCGCGGGCCGCACGATGACGAGCTGGCCGAGCCTTCAGGACGACGTGCGCAACGCAGGCGGCACGTGGGTCGATCAGGAAGTGCAGATCGACGGCAATCTGATCACGAGCCGCAAGCCCGACGACCTGCCTGCCTTCAATCAGGCGCTGATCGAGGCGCTCGGCCAAGCGCGCGCTGCCTGA
- a CDS encoding MFS transporter — protein MDSDQGLPLPQRYWAIVVVALGITLAVLDGAIANVALPTIARNLSATPASSIWVVNAYQLAVTISLLPLASLGDRIGYRRVYLGGLALFTLSSLGCALSGSLVALTLTRVVQGFGAAGIMSVNTAIVRIIYPQKQLGRGVSINATVVAISSVIGPTVASGVLSVASWPWLFAINVPIGLAALAIGMKALPRTPGHRQPYDYVSAVLNALFFGIAIVAVDGLGHGEHRPYVIAEFIATGVIGTIFVRRQLNQSAPLLPVDLLRIPVFALSIGTSVCSFCAQMLAFVSLPFLLQDSFGMSQVQTGFLMTPWPLVIVFVAPLAGVLSDRYPAGLLGGIGLAVLTVGLVLLATVGGHPSAFDISWRMAICGLGFGLFQSPNNRQMLSSAPRHRSGGASGMLGTARLTGQTLGAALVALIFGLEPHRGPLIALGVAAVFSAAAAVVSMLRLAGKRGVEAA, from the coding sequence ATGGATTCCGATCAAGGCCTGCCCCTTCCCCAACGCTATTGGGCGATTGTCGTCGTCGCGCTCGGCATCACGCTCGCGGTGCTCGACGGCGCCATCGCCAACGTCGCGCTGCCGACCATCGCGCGCAATCTGTCGGCGACGCCCGCCTCGTCCATCTGGGTCGTCAACGCGTATCAGCTCGCGGTCACCATCTCGCTCTTGCCGCTCGCCTCGCTCGGCGACCGGATCGGCTATCGGCGCGTGTATCTCGGCGGCCTCGCGCTCTTCACGCTCTCGTCGCTCGGCTGCGCGCTTTCCGGATCGCTCGTCGCGCTCACCCTCACGCGCGTCGTTCAGGGCTTCGGCGCGGCCGGGATCATGAGCGTGAACACGGCCATCGTGCGCATCATCTATCCGCAGAAACAACTGGGGCGCGGCGTCAGCATCAACGCCACGGTGGTCGCGATCTCGTCGGTGATCGGTCCGACCGTCGCATCGGGCGTGCTGTCGGTGGCGTCGTGGCCGTGGCTCTTCGCGATCAACGTGCCGATCGGGCTCGCGGCGCTCGCCATCGGCATGAAGGCGCTGCCGCGCACGCCGGGCCACCGGCAGCCGTACGATTACGTGAGCGCCGTGCTCAACGCGCTGTTCTTCGGCATTGCGATCGTCGCGGTCGATGGACTCGGGCACGGCGAGCATCGCCCGTACGTGATCGCAGAATTCATCGCGACCGGCGTGATCGGCACGATCTTCGTGCGGCGGCAACTGAACCAGAGCGCCCCGCTTCTCCCGGTCGATCTGCTGCGCATTCCGGTGTTCGCGTTGTCGATCGGCACGTCGGTCTGTTCGTTCTGCGCGCAGATGCTCGCGTTCGTCTCGCTGCCGTTTCTGCTGCAGGACAGCTTCGGCATGAGTCAGGTCCAGACCGGCTTTCTGATGACGCCGTGGCCGTTGGTGATCGTGTTCGTCGCGCCGCTCGCGGGCGTGCTCTCGGACCGCTATCCCGCCGGATTGCTCGGCGGCATCGGGCTGGCGGTGCTGACCGTGGGACTCGTTCTGCTCGCGACCGTCGGCGGGCATCCAAGCGCGTTCGACATCAGCTGGCGCATGGCGATCTGCGGGCTCGGCTTCGGCCTCTTTCAGTCGCCGAACAATCGCCAGATGCTGTCGTCGGCGCCGCGTCATCGCAGCGGCGGCGCGAGCGGCATGCTCGGCACCGCGCGCTTGACCGGGCAGACGCTCGGAGCCGCGCTCGTCGCGCTGATTTTTGGTCTGGAGCCGCATCGCGGGCCGTTGATCGCGCTCGGGGTCGCGGCGGTGTTTTCGGCGGCGGCGGCTGTCGTCAGCATGCTGCGGCTTGCCGGGAAGCGCGGCGTCGAAGCGGCGTGA